The Drosophila teissieri strain GT53w chromosome X, Prin_Dtei_1.1, whole genome shotgun sequence genome has a segment encoding these proteins:
- the LOC122625047 gene encoding uncharacterized protein LOC122625047: MSNLSIALLAVLLLSVNCVSKCSNETEKLEAVPLTGHQFVNRNGNTTILHEVQKTETELPLLLNTHEVLPLKPLKKKPYLPLEKIIPTIEYVKPPQPLKEFELHPVTFDFNLGDLEDLEHEVIKKGDLNSQEQHVLALDTSYNPSNPDENDTVDVDIAELSTEPTTATLPGTTTTFSSMTSSTSNTHILKILGSKPPMAPKLSRDLLKQSGDDEMQLKTLGRTINSIHRYLGTNANGTGNGSAVESLYGQANYFQLVANLYDHFYWQISEIRTNVRTGCGLEMQAYLTALHSSYEWAQKAYDSSGRYRGQLLFGNDKWLGQLSFCYELNRKSLTEERQHFDLEFYVADVALHLPRMNRSILLSLGECLPKSCSDIDVKSILSLDPYARMLTVLGAHNTSIQQLPLQILHVRTVPGLYTHWRQLKFQVFISFMLTLFLVILVASYYQLKIDERRLVVAPIAAISGKCDRTSAKNHGFYGKSFELFQMRPLGCTSASTDVPEVDVNGNRQRCEASSDMENGVQREFGDPNTSTSVGGKSEMADYQVETGSCAGGTGTYEAKQSVALHHQILLCFALQTNAKAILNISKTKETHTACLHGLRVFSVLWTMMVHTYLQMFAIGENKFERIITERSFWYQVIGNATFSVDSFFFISGLLVTLLYLKQDRKHPTETRLFIKSSFSETLMMLLYRYLRLTPVYLFVVIFNDFAVRQGLDTSVFQPAKIEHNTCRIYWWRNILYINNYFPQTEMCMMWSWYMANEMQFYVMAALLLALARKYFKAVAITLFVFLLSSWSISGIISLTHQYTHKVSLPFESFDFLYDKPWQRVGSYIVGMCAGYVLYKVKTPPLISRRLNLSLWACSLFVLVIVVFGVWEGQLGTVSSAFYVGVAHTAFGCGLVWIVLSCCWGLAPTVNAILSYRVMWPLSRLTYCAYLIHPIIMFICSSHMSGTVHLSNPLILTLFLGNAVVSFGSAFVISAFFEAPVIRILKICFKK; encoded by the exons ATGTCAAACCTAAGCATAGCCTTATTGGCTGTTCTACTGCTCAGCGTCAACTGTGTCAGCAAGTGCTCAAATGAGACTGAAAAACTTGAAGCAGTGCCCTTGACAGGACATCAGTTTGTTAACAGGAATGGCAACACCACCATTTTGCATGAAGTGCAGAAAACGGAAACAGAGTTACCACTATTATTAAACACACACGAGGTCCTGCCGCTTAAGCCGCTGAAAAAGAAGCCTTACTTGCCCCTTGAGAAGATCATACCGACCATTGAGTATGTAAAGCcaccgcaaccactcaaggaGTTTGAATTGCATCCAGTTACCTTTGACTTTAATTTGGGTGATTTAGAGGATCTGGAACACGAGGTTATTAAGAAGGGTGATCTCAACAGCCAAGAGCAGCATGTCCTGGCCTTAGACACTAGCTACAATCCCTCCAATCCCGATGAGAACGATACTGTGGATGTAGACATCGCCGAGTTATCCACAGAGCCCACCACAGCCACTTTGCCGGGAACGACGACGACTTTCTCGTCGATGACCAGCAGCACATCCAATACTCACATTCTAAAGATCCTGGGTAGTAAGCCGCCAATGGCACCAAAACTAAGTCGCGATCTGCTTAAGCAAAGTGGAGACGATGAAATGCAACTAAAAACCTTGGGCAGAACTATTAATAGCATCCATCGTTATCTGGGGACAAACGCGAATGGAACAGGAAACGGCAGCGCAGTTGAGAGTCTTTATGGCCAGGCCAACTATTTCCAACTGGTGGCAAATCTCTATGACCACTTCTACTGGCAAATTTCTGAAATCCGAACAAATGTTCGCACAGGCTGCGGGCTCGAGATGCAAGCCTATTTGACGGCACTTCATTCTAGCTATGAGTGGGCCCAAAAGG CTTATGATTCATCTGGGCGCTACCGTGGCCAGCTGCTCTTTGGAAACGATAAGTGGCTAGGTCAGCTTTCATTCTGCTATGAGCTCAATCGCAAAAGTTTAACTGAGGAGCGCCAGCACTTTGATCTGGAGTTCTATGTGGCGGATGTTGCACTTCATTTGCCCAGGATGAATCGATCG ATACTTTTGAGTCTGGGAGAGTGTTTGCCCAAATCCTGTTCTGACATTGATGTCAAATCCATCTTGTCCCTTGATCCATATGCTCGAATGCTGACCGTATTGGGAGCACACAATACCTCGATACAACAACTTCCGCTTCAGATCCTGCATGTTCGCACTGTGCCCGGACTTTATACGCACTGGCGTCAGTTAAAGTTTCAGGTGTTCAT CAGCTTTATGCTCACTCTTTTTCTGGTGATTTTGGTTGCTTCCTATTATCAGCTCAAAATCGACGAACGTCGCTTAGTGGTGGCTCCTATTGCAGCCATTAGTGGCAAATGCGATAGAACCTCTGCCAAAAACCATGGATTTTATGGCAAGTCCTTCGAGCTATTTCAAATGCGGCCCTTGGGCTGTACAAGTGCGTCCACGGATGTTCCCGAAGTAGATGTCAATGGAAACAGACAAAGATGTGAGGCCTCATCTGACATGGAAAATGGTGTTCAACGAGAATTCGGTGACCCCAACACTTCCACGTCAGTTGGTGGAAAGTCAGAGATGGCCGATTATCAAGTGGAAACTGGAAGCTGTGCTGGAGGCACTGGAACTTATGAGGCGAAGCAATCTGTCG CTTTGCACCACCAAATACTATTGTGCTTCGCCTTGCAAACCAATGCCAAGGCGATTCTAAACATCAGCAAAACCAAGGAG ACCCACACTGCATGCCTGCATGGATTAAGAGTATTCTCTGTTCTTTGGACCATGATGGTGCACACCTATCTCCAAATGTTTGCAATTGGTGAAAATAAA TTTGAAAGGATCATCACAGAGCGCTCTTTTTGGTATCAGGTGATTGGCAATGCCACCTTCTCAGTAGACTCATTCTTCTTTATCAGCGGCCTGCTGGTCACTTTGCTCTACCTCAAGCAGGATCGTAAACATCCGACTGAAACGCGCCTGTTTATTAAAAGCAGCTTTTCGGAAACGCTTATGATGCTGCTTTATCGCTACCTACGACTTACACCAGTGTATCTCTTTGTAGTCATCTTTAATGACTTTGCCGTACG ACAGGGGCTAGACACTTCGGTATTTCAACCTGCCAAAATCGAACACAACACTTGTCGCATCTATTGGTGGCgcaatattttgtatataaacaACTATTTTCCGCAAACAGAAATGTGCATGATGTGGAGCTGGTATATGGCCAACGAAATGCAGTTTTATGTGATGGCTGctctgcttttggctttggccagaAA GTACTTCAAAGCTGTGGCTATTACGCTTTTCGTTTTTCTACTTAGCTCGTGGAGCATTTCTGGTATAATATCCTTGACACATCAGTACACCCACAAAGTTTCCCTGCCCTTCGAGTCTTTTGACTTCCTGTATGACAAGCCATGGCAACGAGTGGGTTCTTATATAGTAG GAATGTGCGCCGGATACGTTTTGTACAAGGTGAAGACTCCGCCACTGATTTCTAGGCGCTTAAACCTAAGCCTTTGGGCTTGCAGCCTGTTTGTGCTTGTGATCGTGGTCTTTGGGGTTTGGGAAGGACAATTAGGCACCGTCAGCAGCGCCTTTTACGTGGGCGTAGCCCACACTGCCTTTGGATGCGGGCTAGTGTGGATCGTCTTATCCTGCTGTTGGGGGCTTGCGCCGACCGTAAATGCAATCCTCTCGTATCGCGTTATGTGGCCACTTTCGCGACTCACATACTGCGCTTATCTGATCCATCCCATCATAATGTTCATCTGCTCCTCGCACATGAGCGGAACTGTCCACCTAAGCAATCCTCTCATACTGACCTTGTTTTTAGGCAACGCCGTCGTGTCCTTCGGCTCCGCCTTTGTCATATCCGCATTTTTCGAAGCACCCGTCATCCGGATACTTAAAATCTGTTTTAAAAAGTGA